From the Labrus mixtus chromosome 10, fLabMix1.1, whole genome shotgun sequence genome, the window GCtctttattgtgtgtgtttgtatttcagcctatgtgtgtgtagcatgtctcaataacagtgtgTAAAAGTAACTTCTCCTCGTGGAGATGTGAAGAGGGTTAAAATTGATAAAATATGacttaataataatttttcAACCTTATcagagtttttaaaatcttttaaaaacattaattgaCAATTATTTTGTGACTTGTCAAAGACTATGACATATAAATaatattgtatatattttttatatataaatactATTTGAACTTGTCCCATGTTTCACCATCATTGAAGACAATAccattttttacacattttattttattcacagtGGAATTtgaattttgtgttttaacaaagaacaaaagacaaaatgttcCCCTAAAGCAGACATGGATATTGTGGTTTTGAGATCAGAAAGTTTCCATGTCTGAGGTCATATGTGATTAAGACCGTGAAGGAGTTTACTAACACTACTAGCTGTACACTTGACCTGAGGGCTGATGGGAGTTTATGTCCACCCTCactgactttgatctgcgttCCCGCTAAGTCTTTGAGGGCTCAGGGTTTATGGAGGACGTCGAGATTGAGATGTATTCTCCAACACATCTCTGCCGATTTTGGAACTACTCCATTCTTTTTTTAGAAAGCAAGACAAAGTGTGGTGTATCTGTGGCATGTGTGAACTCTAGCAGGTGCATTTTTAATAAGAGAAtgctttttgattgtttttttggaaaGTCCTGTAAAAATCACTGGAGTAGAAGTATTTTTACTCTGGGtatgtttttcctttctctaAACCAGTTCAGATATATATCTTTTAAAACTTTTGaggttttgtgtttggtttttgtatgaatgtttttctctgttctttTCTTGACATAACCCTGTTTAAtccatttaaaattaaaaaaaaaaacagactaaaatagtttttaagaAAAACCCTTCATTTTAAGAACGCAAGAAGCCTGCATCCATTTGATCTCTTTTTGTTccaataaaaaagaagaggccAGAAGGCTTTATAGGATTTGGGGAAGTGATGAAGTGATAACATTTTAGAAGTCAAGACAACTGAGGggcctttctctctgtgtgcgTCACATTGCAGATAAAAATACACTGCCAGCTCACAATACATTCAATAGAAAACATAATCCCTGGTGCCAACActgttgctctgtttgcaggTTTCTAGTTAAAGGGAAAACAAACTCTCTAAGCAGTAGGAGGGCACTTGTTTGTGGTTAGGATCAGGATCAAACAGCGGGGAGTTGGCATGTTTTGTGACACACGATGTGATAGACTGGGCAGGCTGagtgttattttctgttttcaataTGGAAGTGATGAAAGTATGACATATTGTAGCTCAGCTCCAGCTGCTCTCCAGTCTCCAGACCTGCTATTAACCCGCGTCTGTGAGCTGTTTGTGTGCCTCACTTTGACACAACCTGAACTCATCACCATGACCTGACCCATGAGCATGTGCTTTAACCCCGACCTTCTCAAGTCAGGAAAGTACAACCTGCATGAGTCCTTTGATGTGGCCATTTCAAAAGCGTAAGCATCACATATATGCAGGAATGcagacacacgcacgcgcacacgcacacgcacacacacacgcacacagtatTTATGTAAATTGTACTATTTCAAGGTTCAAGATTCAAGGTCCCACACCAGGACCAAAAGTATATCTGCGACCGGATGGCAGCAGCGTGTACTCAGTGTAAAGGGGGTGAGTGCTATTTTTGTAGCTCTGGCTCTGGATAAAAAGGTCAAGCTCATCAAAACTACAGGAATGCAGTTACAGTCTCACTATTTGTTCAAACCTTGTCCTATTTTTTTTGGATTGAGAGACCCAAACTAGTGGATAAAAGAGAAGGTTAAAACAGACTCAATAAAACaagtataaaacattttcataaaaacacgGTCTAAGGAGCGCTGATAGCCTAGAGGTTCTGTCAGGCACTCCATATgtggaggctttagtcctcgtcgcagcggtcGTGGGTTTGGATCTGACCTTggcccctttgctgcatgtcgtctcCCACTCtctacatttcctgtctgtcttcagctgtcctatctcatAAAGGCAGaaaggccccaaaaataaccttaaaataaaacaaaaaaaaacagttgacatttaaaggaagaatgtgcaacatttgacacataaatacataagaaatcaagtatatcctgtgtaaatgtctctctgagtcatgactgtctacaataagTGAGAGGCTTGAGTCCCACTGGCTGTgctgttgtcagagctgtgtttacatcatgtttatgtGGACAAGACGGCCTTGAgtataaatctgttttagtcaaggacaagagaaaagaagaagaacaaactcactgcttatttggatgtcatgtaagtgccttcagatcacagtcattctgtgtcaatttatgtgcaatatgaagctaccagctaaccaaagtgtgctaacattagcctgctaacacaacaatgcagaccacaggcaaTTGCTGTTCGAGCAAAGGActattttgtccgccgcttgcccttaatggtgcttaatcaTGGTGCGttttaattcataactcctttgtgtcAACACGAGTAGATAGGGGTTGGAGGTGcgccgctggaggagagaggaggcttcagattagcggaggtgtggccaaacagcagtttgttttgttacacaacatctactggatcaaaaagtcacacattcttcctttaaattccTCTCCTGCATGTTGCCATTACCAGCTCCATCTCACTTTCAAGTGACtacatattttaaagattttttttacccaaCTGTGAGGCAACATTGTGTGAAACTTGAGTAGCAGGAGTGATGTAATGTGACGTCAGCAAACTGTATGCCAAGTTATGCTTACAGGCCCACCTTGCCTCTGACTGCATTACACCTGAGGGTAACAGGACTGCACAAAGTTTCAAACACCAGGCCTTCTTCTTACTCTGCTGTTTGGCAGAATATATGGATTCATAGTGAGGCGACACCAAGCTACTTTGGGCCTCCCCAGGCACTCTGGTTCACTGGCTGCTTGCTATTTCCCTCGAACACTCATCAGCAAGGATCCAGAGTGTGTGTCAAATCGAGTGTGGTTGCACCAAACATCAGGTTTCTGCAATTTTCAACAGTCACCCCTGTTTCTTTTTGGAAAAATAGATTGTAACATTTTGTAACAACCCAAGTAGTATATTAGCTCATGGTTATAACTGGGCATGTATTCATGTTCAGAGCTGTTTAAACCAATGAATGTATGTTTCATGTGGTCAGGAAACCAACAAAGAATCATTCCCAGACTCTTCAGTTCCCCTCAGATCCACAGAGCATTTGAGTATCTTAGTGATTAGCTTTGGTTTCATGGTGTTTTAAACTCTCCTCCTAACACTCGCATTAATGTCCTGTCCAGCACTTCATGCTACTGGATCAATAACAGAAGGTTAGTTAAATATCAGCTGGTGAAAAAAGATACCGCAGTAGAAAACTTCTTTGTGCAAGAGCCAGTTATCTCCATCTGTTATTGCTGGATGTTATATAAGTACCAACAGGAGAATGAATATTGGACTTGAATGCTAATCTTTAAAACACATGCACTATGGATGTaacattgtttgtgttgtgtttacatgGTATGTGCTGCTCAATGGCAAACAGCTCAATGCATGCATGTTAAAGGAAAGAGTAAATAAGAGTATTTATGGTTGTGCAAGTGAACAACATGTGTTGCGGTTTTCATCGCCTTTGGCTCTGGAGATGCTTTAATATGAAGCAATCTTGGCTTGGTGAGGGTTACTGTCTGAAAACAAGGCAGGATATCACACTATGAggataaacacaaagacacaattGAGGAGCATTTGGGGGATTGTATGATCCAATAGCTTAACATAGATTAAAAAGTCAGGATATCTTAACATTTGTGGCCTCAATTTTgagctgtattttttaaaatctgtctcCCATGAGTTCCTCAGCTTTAATAAAGCAAGCACTAAACTGCTGGTGTGTCCcttttgcttttattgtgacaagttttaatattatttaagatatttttaCAAAGCTTGTAAAGGGGCTTTAAATGTACTGCCCATTGGGCCCCATTATTGAGAAATCCAAATTGCCAGAAAGCATGACAGAAAGGCCGTCTGCCTGCCGAcgataaactttttttttttgaaactcACATGGACAGCATTAACACGCTACAAAACTGAGTCTGATCTCCCTGAaggcaaacatgttttattcctAACCTTTCTCAAACACCAATCAGTGCAAAGGCCAACTCACATCAGGAACTGCAAACTgggacacagaaaaaaaaaaaaaacaatactggGATTTTCTTGGGATGTAATGGGGTGCACTGTTGTCCATAAcctgttttaaatgaattagAAGGCATTGCATAGGGACTTTCCTTTCTTCCTGTATAGTGAGTTATGTCTGGCGTGAGGTACTGCAGAGTCCCATCTCTGACATTGCCTTGCTTTTCTGTCTGAAACAAGCATCTTTTTGTGTTGATGGAGGAGGGAGCCGATCATGTGCTTGATATAATCTGTTTATGAAGTGGTAATACAAGTGGCCATCTGTGCTCCAATCAGCAGGGTCCGCCGGCTactgtctgctctctctctgttgttttgcatttctgATTAACAGCTTAATTAATGTCTGTATGTTGTGGCTTGGTGACACATTAGCAAATGCTTCTATCAGATTCTTTGATGAGGGGttcacttacaaaaaaagttgaaataaataaaccaacaaCAGTTTGACCACTATTGCCTCGAGTGCCCGATAAAAACAAGATGATTTATAAATCAACAAATGTTGTGTTCTCTTATTGAAACCACACAACGTTTTGTGAACGGTTAGGTGTTGAGTGTAGAAAAAAAtgggattttgaaaaatggaagaAGGACATGTTCTGTTAGAAAAGAAACAGTGACGGCCCTGTGGCCTGTTAGGTTGGGCCTTCTCTCTTCTTGTGTTGCAGGTCGGGAAGCGTGGCGGTCCAATCAGCTGGACTGAGAGCACCTGGACCCGATGCTCACAGTCACTACAAGAGTTCCACCTTTatctgcgcacacacacacacacacacacacacacacacacacacacacacacacacacacacacacacacacacacacacacactctctctaacATTTATGATTTTATATAGGTCTGTATACCTTAGAAATAAGTGCTGCCTTAGAAAAAATACAGTAATTGGTTTTCTATAAaggagaaatataaatataaaacagtcaTTGTCAGATCAGTGTTGAATCACAACCACAACAACGTGTGCTGGAGCACCACCTAGTGGACGAGGTCTGTAACTCTTCATGAAGTCAGTCTTAACCTCGGTGTTACGACCCAGCTCGTGTGGGGGCCAAGGGAAGCAACATAAAACCATTTGTTTTTGGTAAATTAAAGTTATCtgttacaaaagaaacaaattgtGATACACATGAAGGTGAGGCAAACTGAAAGGGCCAATGAGTGctgctcaaataaaaaacagaaggacTCTAAATAAGTGTTTTATATACCAAGTCAAATTAgtgaaaataaattcaattaaacTACACTAACCAACCAAATCGAACAACAAATGAACATTATCGCTAAATCTAGTGTttctaaacaaatacaaaaccttctgtgtgtgtgtgtgtgtgtgtgtgtgtgtgtgtgcgcgtgtgcgtgtgcgtgtgcgtgtgcgtgtgcgtgtgcgtgtgcgtgtgcgtgtgcgtgtgtgtcttaATACCTGCCCAGTCGAACACCAAACAATAGCCTCAGAACACAGAAGACAACCAGTTCTTCAAAGAACGTTTAACAAACGTATAGACAAAGACAACGAGAGGCACAGTGGAGAGATTAAAACTAACAGAGCTGCGCCCCGACTGCTGGCTGACCAAGCAGGGCCatcctctgattggttaattgCCTCCTGCAGCTGTGTTCCAATCACGATTTTCCAGCAGACAGCACAGGTGAATGATATCTGGCctggagcgcacacacacacacacacacacacacacacacacacacactcacacacacacacacacgatttgCACACAGGAAGGGGGATGCTGCTGGGGCTGTAATGATATGATACTGTGATATAGCACACTGGActaacacttttttaaagatttattgactcacttatcaaacacaacataacaGAGTTTGAAAGAATACATGAACAGCAGGATCTTTCCACAGGAATATTTATCTTTCTTGCACATAAGAAAAATGATACTTGCTTTAACATCAGTGCACTTGATATGAAACTCCATCCTGTTACtgtagcataaagactggaaagaAAGTGAATCCACACATGATTCAACAAGTTATATACAAAGACGTGTTTCACAACAGTGCTGAATGCAACTCTTGttccatttaaaaatgatactTGCTTTAACATCAGTGCATTCGATATGAAACttagggtgcgttcgaattgtccctcctatctcctttcactatccactttaccttaaccccgggcaaacgtcatgaggttaaggaaagatgttaggagaattcataaaggatttagggaaaggcgatctcgttgctcttacaatccgaccacatttccactaggccacgtcattaactgtgacgggccggcggaggttaatgacgtgggtctgccgtgttgaaactacaatgttcagaaaatggactacaaaaaacgcatctaaaaaactttcccctgtgccttcttaccagtgaaataatcctaattatcacaaggttgggattgaaataaaagcaatatagactaccaggctacaagtaagaaaagtgaaaccatcaccttcctgtccactcagaaatcaacatcagaataaatatgattgtatgaaatgaattgttacatttatgtaagatataacctacacataatgtttgaagcatacaaatgtacaactgcacaaaacattcttaagtgaattaaatatgttgaataaaacatcatctgtatcactttacgatcatcgttcatttccgtgaacagtcggatgcgcgacttgctttaaatgttgcggccgcaaagaattgtggggcggcatatctcatctcctttcgtaaaggatggtccggtgtatcctatgctaaaggaggttataaaggaagcattgacccacctttccttaacttttagagaattcgaacgactcttatcatggccgccacttaaatgcttccggggttaaggtaaagtggatagtgaaaggagataggagggacaatctTACtgtagcataaagactggaataAAAGTGAATCTGCCCACACATGATTCAACAAGCTATACACAAAGACGTGTTTCACAACAGTGCTGAATGCAACTCTTGTTCCATTAAAAAGGATATTACTTTCCCTTTGTTCAGAAGCTTGGGGCTGAACTACTACTACCCAGCAGGCTGAATTTTATATTAACTTCAGAGATCTCAGAGTGGTatcagactttttaaaatgttcagatgttttattaaatcCACTTCTGAATACcaaaatgtgtgatgttttgtaACTCCTTGCAGTGCAGGAAATCCATAAACGTGCCTTTGACAGGTTTGATTGTAACACATGTTTCcaatcattcatttaaaaatgacgTGAAACAAGATATCAAGTGTCAAAAATACGGGTAATGATAAACCAAATTAAGAAAAAGTGTTTATGTCAAGCACAAGAGAATGGTAATAACTTCtgataaaaatacattcaacagTATGGAACAATATTCATAATGCCACAAAGATGCTATAACATGTCATTAACACAATAATTACTTTTTGTTCAACATTTACATGCAGGTCGTGGAATAGAggattcaacatttttaaaagacaatgCAGAAAACAATGTACATTACAACATTATATAAGCAAGaatgctttttttctgagaCTTGCAACTTCCTCTTAAATTCTAATGTAAACCAACCTCTCTTTTTGACTTCAATCTTTAACTTCTTCTCCCAACATCCTTCCTCTTTTTTACCGAGGCTACAAGCCATTCTGAAAGCTCTCATATTGTAAATCAACTGGCTGTCAGCTGGTGGGTTTCTCTAGGCTCAGAGTCCGTGGTGGTCTTCAGCCTGTCTGTACCGCGCAGGGTGCTTCTCTTCACAGATTTGCGCATGGAGGACAAACGTCTGCGGAAACCCTCTccagagaaaaaataaagcagtGGATCAAAGCATGAATTGGCAGCAGCCAGGCACAGTGTCACCACAACAGACTTCTGCATGGCAATCCGCTCTGAGCAGGTGGTTTCTGTCCGAGACAGAAAGTTCAGGTGGATGGAGCGCTGCACGTGGTAGGGCATGAAGCAGACCAGGAAGGTCAACAGGACAATGACGATCATTCGGATGGCTTTGGTGCCTGCGCCGCGTGTCTGCTGTCTGGAAGATTGGGTGCGGAACAGCAGGGTGCGGACTATGCCAGCATAGCAAATCAGAATGACCAGGAAGGGCAGGGAAAAGCCCAGCACCAGAGACAAATTGTTCAATATGACTAGTTTGTCCACAGCTGAACCTTGTGGAGGCTCAAAGCACTTGGTTTTATTTGTGATGGGGTCAAAATACTGGCCAGACATCAGAAAGGGTGAAGATGAAAGACAGATGAATAACCA encodes:
- the cysltr1 gene encoding cysteinyl leukotriene receptor 1, with translation MAQVNVTNSSGSNSTDCPSIDDFRIQVYSTAYSLITVLGLVGNGFALVVLVRTNRQSSPFHVYILNLAVSDLLCVMTLPLRVIYYVNKGQWNQGDFLCRISSYTLYVNLYCSIYFMAAMSFTRFLAIVFPVQNLQLVTENRVRMVCAGIWLFICLSSSPFLMSGQYFDPITNKTKCFEPPQGSAVDKLVILNNLSLVLGFSLPFLVILICYAGIVRTLLFRTQSSRQQTRGAGTKAIRMIVIVLLTFLVCFMPYHVQRSIHLNFLSRTETTCSERIAMQKSVVVTLCLAAANSCFDPLLYFFSGEGFRRRLSSMRKSVKRSTLRGTDRLKTTTDSEPRETHQLTAS